One Fundidesulfovibrio magnetotacticus genomic window carries:
- a CDS encoding DUF4145 domain-containing protein: MHEEWFSEWQDSDPDDPPVTTKIYFPKIEKKKAGSLSFDIFVTDEYAVKSLHDEIYKAINNDMPQLAAAGIRTLIDRFAVSITGKNQNFEKNIGYLCDKGHISIDQLGMLTTILDVGHSVVHRSNVPRMEDVETCLRIIELLMVLVNDGPEVAARIKSRIPERTK, translated from the coding sequence TTGCACGAAGAATGGTTTTCAGAATGGCAAGACTCTGACCCAGATGATCCTCCAGTAACAACAAAAATATACTTCCCAAAAATTGAGAAAAAGAAAGCAGGCTCATTGTCCTTTGATATTTTCGTTACTGATGAATATGCAGTAAAATCTTTGCATGATGAAATTTATAAGGCAATCAACAATGACATGCCACAGCTTGCAGCGGCTGGAATTAGGACGTTGATTGACAGATTTGCTGTTTCGATTACTGGGAAGAACCAAAATTTTGAGAAAAATATTGGATATCTCTGCGACAAAGGACACATTTCTATTGACCAGCTTGGCATGTTGACGACGATTCTTGATGTTGGACATAGTGTTGTACACCGCTCTAATGTCCCAAGAATGGAAGATGTCGAGACATGCTTAAGGATCATCGAACTATTAATGGTATTGGTAAATGACGGACCTGAGGTTGCAGCTAGAATCAAATCAAGAATTCCAGAGAGAACAAAATAG
- a CDS encoding phage baseplate assembly protein V, which produces MKDVDRLDARIGRALGRIRLAFRAALTALDTKPGVQLMQADGLSGEKLQASELFQHFGFTSAPPEGTQCIVLPLGGRTAHSVIVATEAGAYRVDGLKSGEVAVYNQSGARIVLKEDRIIEIDCDELKITAKKSIRMEAREIEATASERMGLYAPEWEMGGEENGGSEALWRGNVHFTGTSIADVDHVSGEVSLRHHVHRENDGGGPTEEPEGGGEKAG; this is translated from the coding sequence ATGAAGGACGTGGACCGCCTGGACGCCCGCATCGGCCGCGCCCTGGGGCGAATCCGCCTGGCCTTCCGGGCGGCGCTCACGGCCCTGGACACCAAGCCCGGCGTGCAGCTCATGCAGGCGGACGGCCTGAGCGGCGAGAAGCTCCAGGCCAGCGAGCTGTTCCAGCACTTCGGCTTCACCTCTGCCCCGCCCGAGGGCACGCAGTGCATCGTGCTACCCCTGGGCGGCAGGACGGCGCATTCGGTCATCGTGGCCACCGAGGCCGGGGCCTACCGCGTAGACGGGCTGAAAAGCGGCGAGGTGGCCGTGTACAACCAGAGCGGCGCGCGGATCGTCCTGAAGGAAGACAGGATCATCGAAATCGACTGCGACGAGCTGAAGATCACGGCGAAGAAGTCCATCCGCATGGAGGCCCGCGAGATCGAAGCCACCGCCAGCGAGCGCATGGGGTTGTACGCGCCGGAATGGGAGATGGGCGGGGAAGAGAACGGCGGCAGCGAGGCCTTGTGGAGGGGCAACGTCCACTTCACGGGCACGTCCATCGCGGACGTGGACCACGTGAGCGGGGAGGTGAGCTTAAGGCACCACGTCCACCGGGAGAATGACGGCGGCGGGCCGACGGAGGAGCCGGAGGGAGGGGGAGAAAAGGCAGGTTGA
- a CDS encoding phage baseplate assembly protein: protein MATPGEDRLTLRVGGGEHRDWTSYTIDSDLLTPADAWRVTLGIPVGDIPPGVRPWAPVEVLLGGDVLLTGRIDRVERELAKDTQSLTISGRDNAAVLVDCSAPVFTQREATLQEVVDLVARPLGVEKIRVETEGRKEKVAVEPGERAWDLLAKACEANGCWAWCEPDGTLVVGGPDYTAAPVATLVVRLDGKGNNTLSLAVREDVSGRYSEVTVLGQTHGTEDKEGRHDIMHRETDPDVPGYRPLIIPEGECDNQEEAARRARKQLADSRLEGFEITARVRGHRVGGASGEPWRPGQRVQVVSEPHGLDGVYFLMKRTFTGGRDSGKITELVLKEDGVWLPELASGFKSKKKGKKALEVVELP, encoded by the coding sequence GTGGCTACGCCCGGTGAGGACCGCCTCACCCTGCGGGTGGGCGGCGGCGAGCATCGGGACTGGACCTCCTACACGATAGATTCCGACCTCCTCACCCCGGCCGACGCCTGGCGCGTGACCCTGGGCATCCCCGTCGGGGACATCCCGCCTGGCGTGCGGCCCTGGGCTCCCGTGGAGGTGCTCCTGGGCGGCGACGTGCTGCTCACCGGGCGCATCGACCGCGTGGAGCGCGAGCTGGCCAAGGACACCCAGAGCCTGACCATCTCGGGCCGCGACAACGCCGCCGTGCTGGTGGATTGCTCCGCGCCCGTGTTCACCCAGCGCGAGGCCACGTTGCAGGAAGTGGTGGACCTTGTGGCCCGCCCCCTGGGCGTGGAGAAAATCCGCGTGGAGACCGAAGGCCGCAAGGAGAAGGTCGCCGTGGAGCCGGGCGAGCGCGCCTGGGACCTGCTGGCCAAGGCCTGCGAGGCCAACGGCTGCTGGGCCTGGTGCGAGCCGGACGGCACGCTGGTGGTGGGCGGGCCGGACTACACGGCCGCGCCCGTGGCCACGCTGGTGGTGCGCTTGGACGGCAAGGGCAACAACACCCTCAGCCTCGCCGTGCGCGAAGACGTGTCCGGCCGGTATTCCGAGGTCACGGTGCTGGGCCAGACCCACGGCACCGAGGACAAGGAGGGCCGCCACGACATCATGCACCGGGAGACGGACCCGGACGTGCCCGGCTACCGGCCGCTCATCATCCCCGAGGGCGAGTGCGACAACCAGGAGGAGGCCGCGCGACGGGCCAGGAAGCAGCTGGCGGATTCTCGCCTGGAGGGCTTCGAGATCACGGCCCGGGTGCGCGGCCACCGCGTGGGCGGCGCGAGCGGCGAGCCCTGGCGGCCGGGCCAACGCGTGCAGGTGGTGAGCGAGCCCCACGGCCTGGACGGCGTGTACTTCCTCATGAAGCGGACCTTCACCGGTGGCCGGGACAGTGGGAAGATCACCGAGCTGGTGCTCAAGGAAGACGGCGTCTGGCTGCCGGAGCTGGCCTCGGGCTTCAAGTCCAAGAAGAAGGGCAAGAAGGCCCTGGAGGTGGTGGAACTGCCATGA
- a CDS encoding DNA circularization protein produces MAWKDTLQDASFKGVKLAVCSTSDTAERAQVRHEYPYRDGAEVEDLGRRARSVRLQAVFWGKDYEAGLRKLLDALDKPGPGELVHPVFGSMNASLLSYAVEHHEDNPDFAQVSLDLVEAEPDAPFFAGGASAKAKALANASKLQGWLDKLKSLNLSAVQGWAGKLNNVLSQVARGDLLGAARGVFSEAASLAGVAVPAVPGVFGQGLGLLGTAQSLVSNVSTLATTDVFGRFAPLASLSGLLPNFSVSESGARRAYPMVPALYAGTPVSGPLTSEAAPRPVVVTPPAEQTNPAPAPDLSTPAGQGRAMAAATLNLASAMAVAQAASGVLVAETAAPSLTPAEVEAVVGVSRQRFQDTIDEARAIFPAQTAYPMVEAMRSAALAVQDLGAQVIQLHPPVVAVAAPALCNLHLLAHWLYGDRTRSEELARLNPGVRNPNFIAPRQVLSGYAR; encoded by the coding sequence ATGGCCTGGAAGGATACGTTGCAGGACGCCAGCTTCAAGGGCGTCAAGCTCGCGGTGTGCAGCACCTCCGACACGGCCGAGCGCGCCCAGGTGCGCCACGAATACCCCTACCGCGACGGCGCGGAAGTGGAGGACCTGGGCAGGCGCGCCCGGAGCGTGCGCCTCCAGGCCGTGTTCTGGGGCAAGGACTACGAGGCGGGACTCCGCAAGCTCCTGGACGCCCTGGACAAGCCCGGCCCCGGGGAGCTGGTCCACCCGGTGTTCGGCTCCATGAACGCGAGCCTCCTCTCCTACGCCGTGGAGCACCACGAGGACAACCCGGACTTCGCCCAGGTGAGCCTGGACCTGGTGGAGGCCGAGCCCGACGCCCCCTTCTTCGCCGGGGGCGCTTCCGCCAAGGCCAAGGCCCTGGCCAACGCCTCGAAGCTCCAGGGCTGGCTCGACAAGCTCAAGAGCCTGAACCTCTCCGCCGTGCAGGGCTGGGCCGGGAAGCTGAACAACGTCCTCTCCCAGGTGGCCCGGGGCGACCTGCTGGGCGCGGCCCGGGGCGTGTTCTCCGAGGCCGCCTCCCTGGCTGGCGTGGCCGTTCCCGCCGTGCCGGGCGTCTTCGGGCAGGGGCTTGGCCTGCTGGGCACGGCGCAATCGCTCGTTTCCAACGTGTCCACCCTGGCCACCACCGACGTGTTCGGCCGCTTCGCGCCCCTGGCCAGCCTGTCCGGCCTGCTACCCAACTTCTCCGTGAGCGAGTCCGGCGCGCGCCGCGCCTATCCCATGGTCCCGGCGCTCTACGCCGGAACGCCCGTGAGCGGCCCGCTCACCAGCGAGGCCGCGCCCCGGCCTGTGGTGGTCACGCCTCCGGCGGAACAGACCAACCCCGCGCCCGCCCCGGACCTCTCCACCCCGGCCGGGCAGGGCAGGGCCATGGCCGCCGCCACGCTCAACCTGGCCTCAGCCATGGCCGTGGCCCAGGCCGCCTCGGGCGTGCTGGTGGCGGAGACGGCCGCGCCGTCCCTCACCCCGGCCGAGGTGGAGGCCGTGGTGGGCGTCTCCCGCCAGCGCTTCCAGGACACCATTGACGAGGCCCGGGCCATCTTCCCCGCCCAGACCGCCTACCCCATGGTGGAGGCCATGCGCTCCGCCGCCCTGGCCGTGCAGGACCTGGGAGCCCAGGTTATCCAGCTGCACCCGCCCGTGGTGGCCGTGGCGGCCCCGGCCCTGTGCAACCTGCACCTCCTGGCCCACTGGCTCTACGGCGACCGCACCCGCTCCGAGGAACTGGCGCGCCTCAACCCCGGCGTGCGCAACCCGAACTTCATCGCCCCTCGGCAGGTGCTCAGTGGCTACGCCCGGTGA
- a CDS encoding phage tail tape measure protein, producing MAKGTVLEVILRLRDELGGQARKALDSITQAARGTAQGAGVTARALRQVGENAREASGGLQSAGRAAGAFRSDRLTRAAQEAARITRESREARRELDAASKSGERLAGALTKAGGAGRAAMNAMRGIGQVGAGAAAGAGVAAAALRQPIAFEKRMTLMANTAYADEKDPAKRLAGRGKLVDAVHAAVREGGGTRDEAAEALDKMLASGAIKSDAAQRLLPTIQKFATASGTQSGDIADIVIRGVQNKFFREDEAALALDKALVAGQSGGFELKDMAKWLPKMLALGSGMKSMAGFEQMLAYSQAAATTAGSKDDAGNNLVNLLQKLNSQDTQKDFAKLGIDLTGTLTKAREKGKLPLEAFGDLIEQQVMGKDKRYQALKKRLGSAQGDEKQQILGDMADLASASAIGQVVQDRQALLALLAAINQKDYVKQILGDMANASGEGERSFATYKGSTAASVERAANEAEIARSNMLSDASGPLKALADGAADLAQRFPGLATVAMEATTAIGAMTAAAAAFGAMRMFSGGAGVTAAASGGWLARSASSLAGGASRSLPWLSAGVAAWDIYQTENDSTLTRAQKNVKNSETYGETGGALAGAAMGAAVGSAVPLVGTALGALLGGLAGWFSGGMAGRGVGNMLWGPSQETTEAARQLVVEDRGVIKVESVLKLDGREVARVVNDHNASEARRD from the coding sequence ATGGCCAAGGGCACCGTCCTCGAAGTCATCCTGCGCCTGCGCGACGAGCTGGGCGGCCAGGCCCGCAAGGCCCTGGACTCCATCACCCAGGCGGCCCGGGGCACGGCCCAGGGGGCGGGCGTCACGGCCCGCGCCCTGCGCCAGGTGGGCGAGAACGCCCGCGAGGCCTCGGGCGGCCTCCAATCCGCCGGGCGCGCCGCCGGGGCCTTCAGGAGCGACCGCCTGACGCGCGCGGCCCAGGAGGCGGCCCGGATCACGCGGGAGTCCCGCGAGGCCCGGCGCGAGCTGGACGCGGCCTCCAAGTCGGGCGAGCGCCTGGCCGGAGCCCTGACCAAGGCCGGGGGCGCGGGCCGGGCAGCCATGAACGCCATGCGCGGCATCGGCCAGGTGGGGGCGGGCGCGGCGGCCGGGGCGGGCGTCGCGGCGGCGGCCCTGCGCCAGCCCATCGCCTTCGAGAAACGCATGACGCTTATGGCCAACACCGCCTACGCCGACGAGAAGGACCCGGCCAAGCGCCTGGCCGGACGCGGCAAGCTGGTTGACGCCGTCCACGCGGCCGTGCGCGAGGGCGGGGGCACCCGCGACGAGGCGGCCGAGGCCCTGGACAAGATGCTGGCCTCCGGGGCCATCAAGTCCGACGCCGCCCAGCGGCTGCTCCCCACCATCCAGAAGTTCGCCACCGCCTCCGGCACGCAATCGGGCGACATCGCGGACATCGTCATCCGTGGCGTGCAGAACAAGTTTTTCCGCGAGGACGAAGCCGCCCTGGCCCTGGACAAGGCATTGGTGGCCGGTCAGTCCGGCGGCTTCGAGCTGAAGGACATGGCCAAGTGGCTGCCCAAGATGCTGGCCCTGGGCTCCGGCATGAAGAGCATGGCCGGGTTCGAGCAGATGCTCGCCTATTCCCAGGCGGCGGCCACCACGGCGGGCAGCAAGGACGACGCGGGCAACAACCTGGTCAACCTGCTCCAGAAGCTCAACAGCCAGGACACCCAGAAGGACTTCGCCAAGCTGGGCATCGACCTCACCGGCACGCTCACCAAGGCCCGGGAAAAGGGCAAGCTGCCCCTGGAGGCCTTCGGCGACCTCATCGAACAGCAGGTCATGGGCAAGGACAAGCGCTATCAGGCCCTCAAGAAGCGCCTCGGCTCCGCCCAGGGCGACGAGAAGCAGCAGATTCTGGGCGACATGGCCGACCTGGCCAGCGCTTCGGCCATCGGCCAGGTGGTGCAGGACCGGCAGGCCCTGCTGGCGCTCCTGGCCGCCATCAACCAGAAGGACTACGTCAAGCAAATCCTCGGGGACATGGCCAACGCCTCCGGCGAGGGCGAGCGCAGCTTCGCCACCTACAAGGGGTCCACGGCCGCCTCGGTGGAGCGCGCCGCCAACGAGGCGGAGATCGCCCGCTCCAACATGCTCTCGGACGCCTCCGGTCCGCTCAAGGCTCTGGCGGACGGCGCGGCCGACCTGGCCCAGAGGTTCCCCGGCCTGGCCACCGTTGCCATGGAGGCCACAACGGCCATCGGGGCCATGACGGCGGCAGCCGCCGCGTTCGGGGCCATGCGCATGTTCTCGGGCGGCGCTGGCGTGACGGCTGCCGCTTCCGGCGGGTGGCTGGCGCGCTCCGCCTCCTCGCTCGCGGGGGGGGCGTCGCGCTCCCTCCCGTGGCTCTCCGCTGGCGTGGCCGCGTGGGACATCTACCAGACCGAAAACGACTCCACGCTCACCCGCGCCCAGAAGAACGTCAAGAATTCCGAAACCTACGGCGAGACGGGCGGGGCCTTGGCTGGCGCGGCCATGGGCGCTGCCGTGGGATCGGCCGTCCCCCTGGTAGGCACGGCCCTGGGCGCGCTCCTGGGAGGCCTCGCCGGGTGGTTCTCCGGCGGCATGGCCGGGCGCGGCGTGGGCAACATGCTCTGGGGGCCGTCTCAGGAGACCACCGAAGCCGCCCGGCAGCTCGTGGTGGAGGATCGCGGCGTCATCAAGGTGGAGTCCGTCCTGAAGCTGGACGGCCGCGAGGTGGCCCGCGTGGTCAACGATCACAACGCCTCCGAGGCTCGGAGAGACTGA
- a CDS encoding phage tail assembly protein — protein sequence MSGTTVTGTLKYGHVDAEGVRHAEFEMRAPTLGDMEWAVEQAPDGACPAKLARFIWSRALVRLGSLPPEKITPELLEGLHYAEYSVLDDAEKELAGKLAPASAS from the coding sequence ATGAGCGGGACCACCGTCACCGGAACCCTCAAGTACGGGCACGTGGACGCCGAGGGCGTGCGCCACGCCGAATTCGAGATGCGCGCGCCCACCCTGGGCGACATGGAGTGGGCCGTGGAGCAGGCCCCGGACGGGGCCTGCCCGGCCAAGCTGGCCCGGTTCATCTGGTCCCGCGCGCTGGTGCGCCTGGGGAGCCTGCCGCCGGAAAAGATCACCCCGGAGCTGCTGGAGGGGCTGCACTACGCCGAGTATTCCGTCCTGGACGACGCCGAGAAGGAGCTGGCGGGAAAGCTCGCGCCCGCGAGCGCCAGCTGA
- a CDS encoding phage tail protein, which translates to MALKEYVGAIVLEVDGAEYEVIDLNVEHDTGKKLVKTMNKTGRALGFHKGVETFELSVTAAIPKDDPKDWEAVEGAKLTIYPASDGGQRESYSDCVCISAGRKYSVENEARVDLKFLALGHTKE; encoded by the coding sequence ATGGCGCTCAAGGAATACGTCGGGGCCATCGTCCTGGAAGTGGACGGGGCCGAATACGAGGTCATCGACCTCAACGTGGAGCACGACACCGGCAAGAAGCTGGTCAAGACCATGAACAAGACCGGGCGCGCCCTGGGCTTCCACAAGGGCGTGGAGACCTTCGAGCTGTCCGTCACGGCGGCCATCCCCAAGGACGATCCCAAGGACTGGGAGGCCGTGGAGGGTGCCAAGCTCACCATCTACCCGGCCAGCGACGGCGGCCAGCGAGAGAGCTATTCGGATTGCGTGTGCATCTCCGCCGGGCGCAAGTACAGCGTGGAGAACGAGGCGCGCGTGGACCTCAAGTTCCTGGCCCTGGGCCACACCAAGGAGTAG